DNA from Tripterygium wilfordii isolate XIE 37 chromosome 15, ASM1340144v1, whole genome shotgun sequence:
GGGGACCAAAATTAGATTCGtccctttcattttctctctcaaacctatCTATAAATTCCTCAGAGGAACCAAACCAAGCCATGATTGAAAATTCGAAAAAGAAGAAGCCAAGAAACGTACCAAAAATCAAATCGTGTTCTTGAAGTTTAGAATAGTGGGTGGTTACAATAAACCCATTAAAGAAAACCCTCGaggactaaatagtaaattcaaaattcaaaagttaaaactcctcgaAAATCGTCATTCCCGAAATAATCAAAACCGttcgatcaaaagtaacttcttGATAAATGGTGAAAACGGCGACGCTACATTATTACATCTCCTTAAAGACTAGTTAGAATCGAAACACGATTTAACTCCTAAAGTTGTGTTCCTTTCCCTATAAATACACTAAAGATGAACCAAAATATCATCactaccaaaacaaaaaacttctACAGTCATGAGTTCTTCCCAACTTCCCATTAGGCCTGAATACCAaaaaataatgtccaaaccaTCAGCCAATTCAGACGAAGGACCGTCTCAACCTTCCGACGAATATGATCCTCACCAACATGTTTCCGATCTACAAGATCTGGTGATACGCTTGGATAAAGACCTCCACGAAGCTGAGAGAAGGATAATGGAACTTACCAGAGCCTACAAATTGGCAGGAAGTTCACTTTATCGGCTTCGGGACATGTCAAAATATGCTGCCATGGAGAAGGATCCTCAAAAGCTACGGCGAGCTTTAGAAAACATCAATCttttgatgaaaaataatctagttagaatgtatcacgccttatggccaagacccTAAAGGCTTGAATAGTTTATATATTAACTTTTTTACAAATCCTATTCCATGTTTATTTGATCTCTGTCAAAGATAAAACTCTTCGACGAAACAAAAATCTCCTAGTTAGAAGACGAAGCTCTATTAAAGGAAGACGAAGCTTCacaaaatttcaaagataactcaactccaataaattaACATCAATTCTAATAAATTAACATTTAACCCTCGAGCAACCAAAAGGCGTTGCAGCTCCTCGAGAAGAAACGTGAATTGATTTCACAACCGTCCATCTTCCCACTatctatcacaacttccaaaaaaataacttccttcatattccatttgtataaatataCAAAAGAAAGAATTAAGAGAAAACAATATTTTCCCCAAAGAATCTTTGAAGATGGATACTCCCAACTCTCCACCAGCAAAGAAATCCAAAATCAATGAAGCTTCTACTTCTAAGGGAGATGAAGATAGAAATGATCCTAGATTCAACTTTTCTCCTATAAGAGAAGAAATATATGAAGAAGATCACCAGAAAACCATTGAATCTCTAAAAGGAGCTCTAatagaaaccaaaaggagactcaAGAAAACAACCGACAAAATTCAAGATTATAGAAGCAACCCATGgtctcaaagtatgccatacaaggcatTCGGTATATGTCATGGGTCAAacaagcaagtagtcatgatccagataaattgcacgaagcaatcactgagatcataGTACAGCTTAAAtctgttgtagatggaatagacGATGTTCTTTACACCCTAGATTAAAACTCTTGTTTATTTCCAATCCTTCAGTTTTATTCCAAAAAAGATTTCCATGAAATTCCATTTTGTTCTCtttgaaaagaaacaatttaccacgaatataaaaggcgggatatttgaatcatttatttcaaattcaattccaaaataCGAAGAGACACTATAATCTCTAAAAATGGTGCAACCGTTTAGCTTCCCCATGTTCTTCGAAAATAACTACGTCTTTGAACGTGATTCCTTCACCTTAAATACACGACAAGAAGGAATGGGATGACATTCCTTCTTCCTTCCAAAAAATCTCTCAACACCTAGCAAAATGAGTTTTTCTGATTCAACTCCTACGAAAAGAaattggatgagaaagagaatctcATTCCTTCAAAGAGGGCAAGAAACGAAGATCCATCGTCTTCAAAAAAGGCAGGGATCAAAGGGGAAGGTTCCACATCTCGAAACAACGATGAACCAGACGATTCTGTGGTTGAAATATCTGTAGTGTCTGAAGAATTGTATGAGGAAAACCCTTAAAACTCCATTGAAGGCTTAAAAGGACTTTTGGAGGAGGCCcaaaaaaatcttcaaaatgaatacgaacgaaaccaatcttatacAGACGTGCTTCGAGCAGTCAGAGATGCATTGAACAGAGTTCGTGATAACGCTTGGGGTCATTCACGAAATCAGAACGTTTATCGATTAGAATCCCTTTTAGACCTTGCAACCTatgttgggaatgcaatgaatatcataaatgatgttattcatAGCTAGGCTCGTTAAAAGCTATATCATTGCATATCTATTTTCATGAatgaagtatttatgttttatcaTGAAAGAGATATCTTTACTATTACTCTCATTGTTCTGAAATTGTAATTACAGAAGAACTTCAACAGTCGAAGATACAAAAATCGCAAACAGAAATGAAGAGACGAGGAACTCTAAAGAAGACGCAACCCcatacaaaatatttttaagtttaaatcaaacttaaaaatagggggAAAATGTAGGGGTCCagttcaacctcaacaaattacatgggtcatgttcaacccaaccAATTATATTGGTCCTGTTCAACCCAATCTATTTACAATACAAACAGAccaaacataaaagcccaacagaggctaggtccacgaagcccaacaacaattaGACCAAAACATAAAGTCtgaaaaggacttggtcttaaaaaggcaatacaaagccgatacaAGTAAGGTCGAACCTAGAAcaaagggacgaagccgaagataaggcagttcctagttaaatggtaacagtcaaaactactgcaaactcctccaaactgctgtAAACTCCTctaaactgctatgaacttctccaactgtCACAattgctggtaactgctcaagaaaagcataaaaggagttcattaagCTTCTGGAAAAGAGGGGGCATCTGGTCGGAGACTTTGATTTCTTACTCACTCTGTAATCTCAAGtgataataaaaattatcatatatgtaggtgccaaaaatggtatggccccacaCGGTCATATAATGACAAATCCAGTTGAACTATTCCGATCCATGAACCTGGCCATCTCAGTTAGGCCCATCTCGAAGCCCATATTGAGGCTCATATACAATCCATGCATCATTACTAAAGTAACATAACAGCTGTCTGGTACCAAAACTGTCATGTTCTCTGACATCTGTCTGCGGGGATTATACAGTTTGTTCATACTATTATGTCTACAATGACTTTCCCTTAGTAAAGTGAAACCAAGTTTCAAGACATTTATGTGTTGACGACCATATGTTGACACCGATACTGTTATGGCGTTGGCTCGTACGAGCGCCACTTCATGAGCCGACGTGCTGTAAAGCAGTTCCTATCATATCTAATCTACCGCTGATATTTACGGTGTGACAGGCTAACATCCCTAGGTATAGCTTCTTTCATATaaatatctattcattaaataccacCTACAATTCTACACACACTATCATCGACACCTGTTTTGATCATTTCATGTTGCTACTTTATCCTTTTATCTATCTGTCAACCCTGACACATCCGGAATAATAGACCTTTCATGTATTTCCTTTTGTACATGTTGGTCCAATGAAACCAATGAAATGTAAACACAATTCTCGAGATTGATCTTCGTTTTTCTATAAAGACCCCCCTTCGTTCATTGGTGGGGGGATCGAGCATTTTTACCTAGAAGAAAGAACAAGAACATTTTGACGAACCCTTCACAAAAAACATACTTAGACAAAACACTAAAACCATAgttggtcttccatctccggcaagtactaacttgatcgtcggagcctccaagACCAACACCCCCCAAACCAgttgaggagctttcacggcttgccttgttgtgaaattTGTAGGATTTGAAGCTGTAAACGGACCCCACAAGAAGAGAAGTTGAccattcaacgattgtagaaatttACCTCTACAATATCATTCTGTATCGTGAACCTAGGCTCaacgccgaaccacgtaaaatctctctatTTTATCTTATATCTACCCAATCACCATCAAACAATTCAATTGTCAATAATTTATATCAACACCAGGCTAGAGCTTTCTTTCTACTCCGTGGTTTTTCTACCGCCGATGGGGGCCGTACACTTTCTGGTAATGAGATTCCCTCGGGCGCTCAGGTGAGTTTAACACGTGAAACTCGTTAATTCAAACAATCATTTCTCGATGTCTTAACGAGTACCCTTAATTAGCTTGCCGAAACTGGTTAGACTTGCGAGTTCTTCTTGATTTTTAATTGATTCTTTTAGTTCTCtctaattttttagtttttaagcAGAGATAAGTTCTAATactgaaaaaataaatagagttatatCATCATGCCGTCCTTAAGCAGAGCGAGAGGAACGAGGATGGGATAGAAGGAACAAAATGGAAACGAAACGCAGTTGGGGATTTGAGTCCATTTTTCCTTCCTTCACACTTCACAGTGTTGCTCAGATCTTGCTTTTAATGCTCTCTCTGCCTCCTCAGAGTTCCGTCATTACTCCTCGAGATCTacgcttatatatatatatatatatcaacttaTATACGCTTGTTGTGTTTCAATGCGCTGCAGCAGACTTGGACATTGGAATAGTTTAGGGGTATATATCAACCATAAATGCAATGAAATTGTACTCTGTTTCTTTTACTTAATCACGTTAAAGTAATGTGTGCATTATTTTCAAATTACACTATTCACTTGGCTTCAATTGGGTTTGATGAATTTTAAGCTCTAAATTCTTGCAGTTTAGTTTGAGGTTTTTGTACTACATGAAGAGTACGATTTGTAGTATGACATTGATACGTTGATGTATGAATTTCGTCCACAAATACAATGACAATGGAATGAATCAGTAACAATTGAATTTAATTAACAAACATCAATCACTAAATACTAACGGTTGTGACAATTTAATAGGGGGTGAGCCTTTTGCGTGGTCCGATAGTGAGCATCAGATCATCAGATGATGGAAAAGGCTGCATCTAATCAATCTCTTCCTTCGTCTTCCAAGCGTTCAGCTGCTCTTGCTGGTACCAGCTTTTACttcctttgttctttttttatttttttttatttttttttggttgttccTTTTTCAAAGACAACAAATACTGTTCGCTTGTTAGTTCAATAACTCCAATAAATAATTGCCTGCTCTGCTCTGCCggtgtaattaattatatgaacCGAAATGTATgtgcttttttcttcttctttcatccTGTGCCATTAACGACACATCAGTTCAGATGTGAAGAGCAAAAGTTGTTTTTCTCTTCTACTTTTGTGGTTACACCTACACCTTCATTGATGAGGAAAAGATACCCATGCCACCCAATATTACACGTAGACCTCGACGACCACCATTTTATCAAATATCTCCTTTACCAAAAAGATGAACAGACAACTTGTTTTTTTCCTGATTCTGTGACACAAGGAAATAAATAATTGCAGATTAGGCTGTTGTTTTAATTTGGACCATTGGCTACTCCATTAAATATTTTGATTCCATTTTCGGTGTTTGTTTGTGTTTAAATTTTATAACTTTGCGAGAATTCCCTCCACCTCCTCATGAGTCGTCCCTTTCACACAACCAAGCCAACTAGCCAATGCCTTGTGGCAGTGCATAAATGATTCCCTTACACTTACAGCGACCTTTCTATAATTCTATTCCTCTCTATGCACGCAAACTTCTGTCCTCTTCCTCTCAATGATCGTCCTTTTTACCCTCCAGTGGACTTCAAATTTACCTTGCACTGTTTTTCGGAATTAAAGCACAATATATGAAGTATTTATTTTAATCTATCTATTTGCACCCGcctattaaaagttaaaacactgAAATAAATCCATTTTGcggtttcaaaatttgaaaacatatTTCGTTTGTTTCTTTTGTGACTATTAAAGCCATTTTTGTCACTTTACGTCTTTACTTGCtaccacaaattcaaattcattgtCAATCATTTGGCCCGTACTAGTATTGGTCTATATCtatcttcttaaaaaaaaaaagtattggtCTATATCTAGAACCATCGTCTATCTTGTGAACTCCCTTCCTATACACAACGAGTTTGAGGAGTTTCTTTCACTCTATTACTGGTTTTGATGGCTAGCTTCCCAACCTCAATGGGTGAAggtctttttctttcatttgcacTCCTTTTGGCgtttaatttgatatataaaTTTAATCTATGAACCATCATGTAGTGAATGAAGCCATCACCTGAGTAAATAGTAATACTACCTTCTCCCGTCCTGTTTGTTTTCAATCTCTTCACGCTGTAAGTCACATTTAGGTGGTTCATGACAGATTTggatgagagaatgaaagcaATGCTTATCACTGCATTCGGAAAAGAGGACAATGCTGGTGATACCTTTGCTGAACGAGCGGAATGGTACTACAAGAAGCGTCCTCAGCTTCTTGCGCTCCTCAAGGACTTGTACAATGGATACATCACCTTGTTGAACAGTTGCAGCCGAACACAAAGCAAACACAGCAGGCATCCATCTCAAGTCCTGACGATTGATCACATATGCCGCTATCAACAAGAATATGATGATGCTGAGACCAGCCAAATTGACTCGGACGCTGAGAGCGCTCTCTCTTATCAACAGCCAATTTCTGCGCAAAATCACAGCATAGTCAACATTGAAGACATTGTTGCAGATCTTGTGATCAAGAACATGGAGAATGATTTGTTAAAAGACCAAGTAAGTGACATGGAGCAAGTAAGCCATGAGGCATCGAGGAAGATCGACCTGTTAAAGAAATTACTTGAGCTGTTAGAATCTGAGAGGATGGTATTACTGAATGAGAATGCAGGGTTAAGGTACAGGGTGACGGCTCTTTTGGAGGAGAATGAAGGGTTGTCGTCCGAGTCCATGTTTATGAAGAGAAAAACTGCAGAAATGGCTAGGTGTGTGCTAAAGATGAGGGAGGATCACAGAGTGTGTATGCTCAGTCAGAAGATTGAGAATCTGCAAGAGCAAATTTACGGGTTGGAAAAGAAGAACAAGGAGTATTATCAGCAACTGGTGAAAAAGGACGATACtgagaaagaaaggaaagacaGCAACTCGAAGGTGAATAGGAAGAGTATTGGAGTTACCGGGGCAGCTTCAGGGTCTGAGGGTTGTTTCCGTTTTGAGAAGCTTAAGGTCGAGAAGAGGACTGAAGATAATGGACAGAAAGCGGACAGTTGGTGGAAAAGGGTTAAGAACATGGATTTCTTAGTCTGTGGCCTGCACCAAAGGTGTACTTGTTAATGCCACTGATCTCCTAAACCTCCATCAAACAGGGTGCCATATATAGTATTAGTTTAACAGGTGCAAATTTTTGCCAGAGTCTTCTACGGAAATGAAGTTATCAACTCCAATGTGATATGTAGCCCTCTTGGTTTAATAGAATCTTTTGGGAAATATAAGACTTTGATAAAATAGaaagatatattttatttttaaatacgTCGATGCAGCACTTAATTTGAAGTGATAATGCAGTGAGAGGTTGATGTAAAAGGTCCAACAATGTGTTTAAGCTTTTGAATGGAATTGTGAAAtgaaaacaacacaaaaatgTTGTGGAAATGTAAATCAATTCTTCACAGACCCCCAAAGTAACATAACTTGAATGCACGTCCGTTGTCATCGACAACAAGCTCTTGACTCATCTTTGAATTTGCAGCAGGAATTTAAGAATAGAAGGAATTCCTTTTCAAGCTTACCAGCAACAAGTAACAAGTAACAAGCactctcttctttctccttgTTGCCTCCATCAATATGCTCAATGCAAGAGGAGTGACCCGCATTGTTGGATATGCAGTTGGGATCTCTTCACAGATTTCTCCAACTGGGCACATGGGAAAAAATTCCACGTTGGTGAGATACTAGGTAAGTACAAAAAATTCATACAAGAGTGCAAAAGATATGTAAGCAAAAATATGCAAATTTACgccaaaaatgaagaaaatagtttttccttctattttaaaaatatttgaacATGGAATAACTATTATGCTCTGACTGTGTTTAACTATGAAAGAAGTTTGCATAATGTAATGCAAGTGAACTCAACTGCGTATGAAGATTGCTTAAAGGAGACACAAATTGGGCTACAAGTGGCAAAGATTCGCTGGTTTTATCAGAGGTTGGCCAAAACTGGTACATATGTGGAGAGTGAATTGGTCACTGTGAAAATGGGCAGAAATTGACAGTAAACGTGGTTTGTTAAATAACTAAAAATTTATGTGCCTTTGTTAATGAGTGAAATTCCCTGAATAAAACAAAGTCCTCTCTTCCAGATCATCAGTGTAATATGTAAAAAAGCACAATGGAAGATTGCTTTTCACTAAAGCATAAATTCCTGAAAGATGCAAAGTGCAAACCACATAAGACTAAACAAACTGACAAATATTTACATATGCAGCAAAACATATCTATACACTCTCTTATACATCATGTCATGCCTCTATCATCTAATCAATACCTAAATGTCTTCCATAAATTTATTAGTAACCAGCACTTTCGAATAGTTTCACAAATCAAAGATAATGGTGAAGTGTATAACTGATATTTTCAAGTGCGAGACCTTGGACTTAACTAAATCAACTTTTCAATTAGATGTGGTTCTTGTTAGATGTTTAGTCCTGCAAAATTTTGTAAACCAAAAAGAGTTATTGATTTTGCAAATGATCCCACCCATTTGGGTGGCAATTTGTAATATAAACATGCCTTGCTACACGACTAATCTTAATCCAAACAACATTTTTCATAGAACCATACAATTTGCTTTGAATGTACATTtggttcatcatcatcatccgagcctttatcccaaaagtttggagttggctacatgagtttatgagaacatcaccgggaatccatcacatgtatttattttctccGTTCATTTTTATCATGAATGTACATTTCACTATGGGATCAAAATATTCACCTCAACCTCAAAATGtggaacaaaacaaaattttgggtcgctattcaaccaaaaaaaaaaacaacaggtAGGAATTTAAACTAGAAGGTGGAGGTAAAGGGGGTCAAAACCTGAAAGCAGCAGCAACATCTTGATTTAGTCCCCAGAATCCACAAAAACATCCATATTTGTTACATAGGATAATTTCCAGGTGAATTTACAGCAGTCAACTTTTCCTGAAGCTTTGCCATCCGTGCCTGAATAACAAGGATGAGTGATATAGTTAAACGATGGGAGGATAAGAGAGCGGTGCTTGAGAAACTGGGAATTGAAATTTGTTTCTGGAGCGGCATGGGGCGAAATGATGGAACAAAAAATTTGCAAATTAGCTCCACATACTAGCTAGCCAATGGAATACAAGGAACAATCCATATAGATTTGGCCTCAATGCTTTCAATATCCAAGGATGTTGAAAATACCAGTAATCGTTAAGAAGCTTGGAATTCAAATGCTACATACCTTGAAAGGTTTGGATCGACCAATAGAAGGATCTATCTGCAAACATGTTGAATATGACTTTTCTGCTGCATCAAATTGGTACATGGCCAAAAGGGCATCACCTTCGCATATGTAAGCCTGCAAAAGAGAGATTTACAAATATATCTCAGTGATAATTCAGTGTTCATTCTGGTATAGTTTATATacctaaagattttttttgtgtgtgtgtgtgtgtatagataCACACCACAGTTTGGTTGAAACTGCTCAATATGCACTGCAGTTTAGTATTACATAGATAAACATATTGTTGACAAATTGCAATCATCAAACCACACTTGGTAACCTTGCTTATGGGAGTTGCTTAACCATTTAACACTTGGGATTTAGGATCAGCGGATCCATACTAACCATAAGCAAACATATATATGATTGTGTTGTTACCgatttataaaactaaatacAAGAATTAGTCCCACCTCAGTATATTGATGAGCTAACGCCAAAGCCTGTCTTGCATCATCAAGTGCACCCGAATGATTTCCCATAGCTAGTCTTACAATGGACCTGTATGCAGAAGATACTCGCATAAATTCATTAATGACAACAGACCCAATAAGCAAACTATTGATTACATGCTTCCTACATGCGAGCTCCTTTTTGGGATGCATGAATTATTCAAGCAAATGCCTACTGAATCTTTAGCAAGCTCAAATACCCCTCACCACTCTACAATAAAAGGACAAGAAGGCTGAACAAACCTGTCCTTATAAATAATATGGAGGCCCCCCACTGGATTTAATTCTGTAGCCTGCAGCATTAACGaattcacaaaaattaaaaaaaaaatctattttatgAAATAATGAATCTAATGAATATTCAATTAATTTACAATTTGACGAAGATGGAGAGCAAGTAGTACTTGACAGAGCAAGAGCTCGGCATCTGAGAAATCGCCATTCAAAATTTTACCCTCGGCTCTCTTTCTCAGTGAGAGCGCATCCAGGCTCTTCATCGCAGCATCTGCACCACCATCTCCATAGCAAAAACCTGCCATTATCTCAGCGGCCCGAGCAGCAGTTCCACAGTGCCCAATGGTAACTCCGTCGGGTAGAAGAGCGAGGTTCGGTCCGGCGCCGCAGCGGCCTAGGCATCCGGAGCGATTGACGGAAACATTTGGTGGTGCCAGGCCCGTTAGGGTTTCTAGGATCTGCATCGAGCCTTGCCTGCGGCAGGTGCGATTCGTACAGACTCGGATTTCGTCAATTTGGGAACATTGTGTGGAGGATAAATGATGAGAAGCGGCGACGATGATCGGGACAAAGGTTAAGGAAGCCATTTCTGAGTGTGTAGATAGACCAACTGTCTTTGTTACTAGTGTAATTCTTCGACGGTTATTACCGCCAACTATACGAACGAACGTTCCCGACTCCCGCCTCGTATTATCTTAACGGTACCACTAAACATCCCAAATTCCCAAGTATTCTCAGCCAAACACTTTTAAGTCCATTTGGCATGCTTACACAATAGTCTACATGGCAAAAATCAACATGTGACATGTAAAAAATGAATGACATCACACatgtttattttttcataaataaaattcaaattattttatctcttaaaatacatgttagatttcgagaaaaattacatatttgaaaTTAGTGCGTAAAGCTCCTTTTAACAATTTCCATTATCGATAGTTTTTATCCGGTCttttttaattacattgtttttgaataataatgtaatctcaaaaaacaaaaaaatttcattgtgaataaagaaaacaataaatttcAAATCTATTGctcaattccattatttttatcAGGGATATATATTGACAAAATTGACCAGATTCGTTGTTTTGTGTACTTGGTACGTGAGATTATGTGGGTTTTAGTGTTTTACGCATTAATTATAAAATTgtgttatttttgaaaacaacgTAATTACTATATATGCTATGTAAATTGTCTGTTTGAGTTCATTGTTTCAAAcaatgaaatatatattataggttgtttattgtattttttattgaaattactTTGTTtcgaaaaacaatgtaattcttGTATAGACTGTATATAATTTGTTTGATGTGAAATTCCATTATAACATGATAGTAGAACAATATAATTATAATGTTTTAATAAATTAGGCCTGTGTTACACAAGAGCTAGGATTTTGTTAGGCGTCTCATTCAGAATCTTCTCGCACAAGTGCGACCCAATGAACCCCCCTAACCGATCATGCACTCTAGTCTAAATCGAACATCCCAGTCACTGCTCTCGTTGTTACTTTCTATTGtggaattgaaacaaaaaaaaaatgcgtaGTAAAAGCTCGTTTTATTTGTGCCACGTAGACTTAGGATAACGTtgggatatttatcatttttgcttAATCAAGAATCCATTCCAAAATTAACGGATAGGAGGTTTTTCCTTTCGGAAAGTTATGGGTTCATGTGCTTGCCTAAGACAAGTTGTTTGTAAACTATTGTGTGAATCTATGGATTCATCTTGTGTACACTGTACACCCACAAAATAGTGACTAAACGTTTCAGGTAAAAAAAGAAGGGATTTTTATCCATAAGGTcaacttatcaaaataccctccctccttcttcttcctcctttcttcttatttttctttcttattctttGCGCCACCATATCGGAAATTGGTCGTCCGACCATCATTTTCGATGAACGAACTATCGAAATGAAACTTTTGGTCTGCCCAATCAAAGCCCAGTCATCACCAatagtagaaaatcacttgagtcgccGAAAAAGTTTCGTGAAATCACGGTCACAATTTGAAAAAGAACTAGATTCGACCAATACGGCAAGCGTCGacgaccatcaacacctccaatcaactccacagcctaaggcgcatcacctttgaggttttattgctttttcgtacttttttttttccatctgaaatcggatatgaatatgtagatattatatatgtttcgtatctatcaatattatatatattttgtatttgtcaatattcttctaaattgaatatgaatatgcagatattatatctgct
Protein-coding regions in this window:
- the LOC120016226 gene encoding kinase-interacting family protein-like isoform X1, encoding MMEKAASNQSLPSSSKRSAALADLDERMKAMLITAFGKEDNAGDTFAERAEWYYKKRPQLLALLKDLYNGYITLLNSCSRTQSKHSRHPSQVLTIDHICRYQQEYDDAETSQIDSDAESALSYQQPISAQNHSIVNIEDIVADLVIKNMENDLLKDQVSDMEQVSHEASRKIDLLKKLLELLESERMVLLNENAGLRYRVTALLEENEGLSSESMFMKRKTAEMARCVLKMREDHRVCMLSQKIENLQEQIYGLEKKNKEYYQQLVKKDDTEKERKDSNSKVNRKSIGVTGAASGSEGCFRFEKLKVEKRTEDNGQKADSWWKRVKNMDFLVCGLHQRCTC
- the LOC120016226 gene encoding kinase-interacting family protein-like isoform X2; translated protein: MASFPTSMGEDLDERMKAMLITAFGKEDNAGDTFAERAEWYYKKRPQLLALLKDLYNGYITLLNSCSRTQSKHSRHPSQVLTIDHICRYQQEYDDAETSQIDSDAESALSYQQPISAQNHSIVNIEDIVADLVIKNMENDLLKDQVSDMEQVSHEASRKIDLLKKLLELLESERMVLLNENAGLRYRVTALLEENEGLSSESMFMKRKTAEMARCVLKMREDHRVCMLSQKIENLQEQIYGLEKKNKEYYQQLVKKDDTEKERKDSNSKVNRKSIGVTGAASGSEGCFRFEKLKVEKRTEDNGQKADSWWKRVKNMDFLVCGLHQRCTC
- the LOC120016227 gene encoding small glutamine-rich tetratricopeptide repeat-containing protein alpha — encoded protein: MASLTFVPIIVAASHHLSSTQCSQIDEIRVCTNRTCRRQGSMQILETLTGLAPPNVSVNRSGCLGRCGAGPNLALLPDGVTIGHCGTAARAAEIMAGFCYGDGGADAAMKSLDALSLRKRAEGKILNGDFSDAELLLCQATELNPVGGLHIIYKDRSIVRLAMGNHSGALDDARQALALAHQYTEAYICEGDALLAMYQFDAAEKSYSTCLQIDPSIGRSKPFKARMAKLQEKLTAVNSPGNYPM